The sequence below is a genomic window from Reichenbachiella ulvae.
CCAACCTCTTTGCCTCCTGATTTAGTTTTTTTGTAAAAGAAAATTGAAATGGAATTTGTTTTACCCTTTATCCTCTGTTGTTCACACTTTTGAAAGTGTACATTTGCCTAGGGATGAAGGATCGCTCCTCTGAAATGGAAGGGGCATGGTGGCTCCTTCACTCATTTGCTGCTATGATCTTCGTGCCCATGGTATGGGCGTTATTGTAGTGCTAGTACTGATTCCATGTCATAGCACAGACGGACAATGCTGCGCTTTCATCTGCCATGCTCTATGGTTTTTTGTGGGTATTGGCATTTTTTTCCAGTTAAGTGTAAGCAGTAGAGGGTATTTCCATTACATACGGTATTGCTATGGGGAGTGAGCTTTTACCTGGTAGTTTTTACGATTTCATTTATTTTCAATTCGATGGGAAGTGACTGAATCAACCAAAGCTTCCCCATCAACAACTTATTGTGTTACAATTGTCAAAGGCGGCTATTGATCACAACTATACACAGAAGGTGACAGTGAAAACAAAAAAGAGACGGCATGGTCAAAGGCAGGGAAGTTGATCAAGGTATACATTCGTCCATTCTAAGTTGCTAGTGGGAGTTGTCGCACTCCCAAACGTGCTTTTTTGAGACGCAGCACCTGTAGCAGACATAGCAATGGCAATTAATTGCAGGCCCTCCGGAGCTGCAAGTTTGTGGCTTGGGTTTGTACCATCGGAGCGTTTGCTATGAATGGCGGTTACGCTTTATTCTTATTGGTTAAAAATAATTCGTGGGTCTTAACCGTATCCAATAGTGGCAAAGGCTTATAAGTGGGCTATTCTTGCAGGTGCATTTTGGTTTGCCGCGCTTGGCGTATATGGACAATGCTAGCGCTCATGGGGAATTAGGTCCTGTGATCGGTTGGCCATTCTTCAGGGCTGGCACTAGTCATTAGTAAATATACTGGGCGTACAGAGGGGAGATGGTATAATGCCCAAAAGCCATTCAAAATTTTTATTAGCAGGACTAATAGTGTCTATCATTGTCATTTTGCACTTTGGATATGCCAATTATTAGAAGATAGTACCATGAAAATAGCTAAAATTGAACCATTCGCTCATTTTTCATCAAATGAATATATGCCGTTCTATTTTTCTCAATGGCAATACGATACACGTAAAATTTGCATCGTCAAATATTACCTTAGAATATGGGAACCTACGGCTGGGCGGTACGGCTGTGATGTATTAAGTCAAGGGTAACTCTTATTCTCATCAATAGCATGTTACTGACATGTAAATGTGTGGCAAGAGATGTATCCACGATCGATGGATTAGGCCAGAAGTGGCATCTTCGGAAGCGGCCATCAGTGCCATCGATATCGCATTGTGGGATATCAAAGGTAAGCTGCTGGATTAGCCAGTATCTGTTTTGCTGAGGAGGCGTAAAAAACCCAAAAATAGAGCCCGATGCTGACGGGATTTGTGTTTCGAGAGAGTAGCAGATTTAGAAAAAAAATTGGTAGACGAAGCTTTGCTATACAAGCGGCAGGGATTTCAAAGCCACTGAAAATGAAAGTGGGTTTGAGTATCGAGGAGGACTTGAGGTACATCAAAGCCATTCGAGAAGCGATAGGGCCAGAGATGAGGTTGATGATACGACGCGAACCATGCATATTCATACCAAGCAGGCACTCTAAACTTTCGCTTGCGGCAGAACAGTACGCACATCAGCTGGTTCGAAGAGCCAGTGTCTCCTGAGGATGACGAAGGCTATCGAAAGCTCTAGAGAAAAAACAAATATCCCGATTGGAGGAGGGAGCATGCGAATATCTTAAATTTGGCTTTTAAGCGCTTGTTGGAAAACGAACGTGTGGATATCGGACAGCCTGATATATGCGCGGCTGGTGGACTGCACAGAAGCCAAGCGTATCGCCACGCTGGCACAGGTGTACAGCAAGGAGCTGCCGGCGCCGGCACTCACTGGGGCACATGGACCGCGATCAGATGCTTGCGGCACATTTTGTGGCCTTAATTTGGACAAAAACCCTGGCAGGACGTATGGACGACCTACCAACAATGGAACCAGACCGCACAGAAAACGCACTCAGAGACGAAGTAACGAAACATGAATTGCTGATCGAAAAAGGAATTTTGCACGTGCCTGATACATCCTGGCTTAGGCGTGGAAGTGTGTGATCAAGCATTAGAGAAATATTTATTTAAAGAAGAAATTAAAGATGAATCAGTCGTTGAAATTCGGAATAAAAAACTTTACATAAACGGAGAATTGAGAGATGCTTCTAATGGAAAAACCTTTGAAGTAATCTGCCCTGCGGACAAACAGCTATCGCCACCATCGCATGGGCGAGCAAAGAAGATACTGAATTGGCACTCGAAAAGTGCAAAGCAAGGATTTGACTATTGGTCAAAACTGCCTTTGGCTGAGCGCCAGGAATGGATTGGCAAACTCAGAGATAAGTTATTAGAAAACAGTGATTTGCTTCGTGAAAGTATCATGTACGAAATGGGCAAAACTTGGGAAGGGTCTGAAGAGGATTTGACCAGTATTACCAATTCGCTACAGTACTATTCGGACGAGATGAATAATCGTCAGGATATTCCGATTGCAGACAAAGAAGGAACCCATGAGCACCGTATTGTGCAGCAGCCTTTGGGAGTGTCGGTTGCCTTTTTGGCATACAATTTCCCTCTGCTCAACTTAGGATTCAAATTAGGTCCAGCACTCGCAGCGGGATGTAGTGTGATCTTAAAACCTTCAGAATTTTCGCCAGTATCAGCCTATATCATAGGCGAAATTTGTGCGGAAATCGGTTTCCCGAAAGGGGTAATCACCGTGATATGTGGGGACCTGCCAAACGTAGGGATACCGCTTTGTGAAAGCAAAATACCTAGCCTGATCACCATGATCGGGTCTACAGAGACGGCACAAAAGCTGATCGAGCAGAGCAGTAAAACATCGATCAAGCGCTATAGCATGGAGTGCGGTGGCAATGCCCCTTTCATCGTGTTTGATGATGCGGACTTGGACTTGGCGATCACCCATGGTGCGGCCTTGAAATGGGTAACTCAGGTCAAATCTGCGTGGCACCTAATCGCTTTTTCATTCACGAGTCGGTAATCGATGCTTTTACAGCTGGTGTGGCTGAGAAATTCGAAAACGCAAAAGTGGGATTTGGTAGAGAAATAAGCCAGATATGGGGCCGCTGACCAACCAACGGTCTGTGGAGAAAGTATCACATCTCGTGAAAGAAGCTCAGAATCAAGGGGGAAAACTAGTGACTGGCGGCAAGCCGAAAGAAGGTCCAGGTTATTACTTTGAACCCACAGCGATCCGCTTGGACAACCAAGAGGCAGCGATTTTGCAAGAGAGAAATTTTCGGGCCAGTAGCCATCATTGTGCCTTTCAAAACCAAGGAAGAAGTGATCGAGTTGGCCAACAACACAGATGCAGGATTGGCGTCTTATGTGTATTCTAAAAAGGAAGAGAATTTGAACTATTTCATCGAACATTTGGCTTTTGGTGAAGTCCACCTCAATGGCTTGAAATTCGATATTTATTTGCCACACGGCGGAATCAAAAACAGTGGTATTGGTGTAGATTGCTCAAACTATGCACTTGATGATTACCTAATCAGAAAGCGAGTAACCAAAGCACTATAAACGCATGAGCGTATCAGAATACTTTATCAGCTGTGACTGGGGTACTTCCAATTTTAGACTTAGATTGGTAGAGAGCCAAACTTTAAAGGTTTGTTATGAACATCGTACGTCTGTAGGAGTGAAGTCGCTTCATGAGCAATATATAGCACAAGGAGGAGGAGACCAATTGCAGTTTTTTGCTGATTATCTAAGTAGGGAATTGACTCATTTTCCAGAAGGAAGTCGAGCATATCAAATCGTAGCATGTGGTATGGCATCGGCAAACATTGGACTCAAAAATTTAGCGTACGCTTCTTTGCCTATAACGGCTGACGGGCAGAGCCTTTTGGCAGAGTCCTTAACTTTGAATGGTTTACAGATATTGTTGGTGTCTGGTGTGAAAGCTCAAGACAGCATGATGCGGGGGGAGGAAATTCAAGCCGTTGGGTTAGCGGGTCATTTGCAGCATTATGAACAAGCTATCTTGCTGGCCGCCGGACGCATAGCAAACATATTCACTACGCGGATGGAGCGTACCATGTGTTTAGTACCTATATGACTGGCGAATTATTTGACATCCTGACTAAGCAGAGTTTGCTGGCCAGTTCGGTAGCGGCCAGTGTATGGACTGCCGACCGTCAAGGAGCCTTTGAAGAAGGCGTGAAGTTGGGACTACAAGGTCAGATGAATAGTAGTTTGTTTAAGATCAGAGCCAAGGAAATACTTGATGGACAGGACAAAAAAGACAATTATTATCTACTTAGCGGCCTGCTGATTGGAGACGAATTGGCTTCGCTGCAAGGTACGAACCAGCAGGTGGTCATGGCTGCGGCTAGTCCTATATTCGACTTGTATCGTCTAGCTTTGAATACTTTTTTACCGTCGGGTCAATTGGTTTTGCTCGGAGAAAAAGTGCAGGAAGAAGCCTTATTGGCAGGACAAAGGAAAATATTGACATATCATGAATAGTAAGGATGAATTTTCGTGGGAAGCTTTCCACAAAGCACCTATTGTAGGGATTATACGTGGAATGGATATAGATTCGGTGAGAGGGATCGCGCAGGCGCATCTGGATGCTGGTCTATATACCTTGGAAGTGACTATGAA
It includes:
- a CDS encoding aldehyde dehydrogenase family protein, with the translated sequence MCDQALEKYLFKEEIKDESVVEIRNKKLYINGELRDASNGKTFEVICPADKQLSPPSHGRAKKILNWHSKSAKQGFDYWSKLPLAERQEWIGKLRDKLLENSDLLRESIMYEMGKTWEGSEEDLTSITNSLQYYSDEMNNRQDIPIADKEGTHEHRIVQQPLGVSVAFLAYNFPLLNLGFKLGPALAAGCSVILKPSEFSPVSAYIIGEICAEIGFPKGVITVICGDLPNVGIPLCESKIPSLITMIGSTETAQKLIEQSSKTSIKRYSMECGGNAPFIVFDDADLDLAITHGAALKWVTQVKSAWHLIAFSFTSR
- a CDS encoding aldehyde dehydrogenase family protein, translated to MGNSGQICVAPNRFFIHESVIDAFTAGVAEKFENAKVGFGREISQIWGR
- a CDS encoding aldehyde dehydrogenase family protein; the protein is MNPQRSAWTTKRQRFCKREIFGPVAIIVPFKTKEEVIELANNTDAGLASYVYSKKEENLNYFIEHLAFGEVHLNGLKFDIYLPHGGIKNSGIGVDCSNYALDDYLIRKRVTKAL
- a CDS encoding 2-dehydro-3-deoxygalactonokinase, whose translation is MSVSEYFISCDWGTSNFRLRLVESQTLKVCYEHRTSVGVKSLHEQYIAQGGGDQLQFFADYLSRELTHFPEGSRAYQIVACGMASANIGLKNLAYASLPITADGQSLLAESLTLNGLQILLVSGVKAQDSMMRGEEIQAVGLAGHLQHYEQAILLAAGRIANIFTTRMERTMCLVPI
- a CDS encoding 2-dehydro-3-deoxygalactonokinase, which gives rise to MTGELFDILTKQSLLASSVAASVWTADRQGAFEEGVKLGLQGQMNSSLFKIRAKEILDGQDKKDNYYLLSGLLIGDELASLQGTNQQVVMAAASPIFDLYRLALNTFLPSGQLVLLGEKVQEEALLAGQRKILTYHE